A window of Deltaproteobacteria bacterium contains these coding sequences:
- a CDS encoding 30S ribosomal protein S19, with protein sequence MPRSVKKGPFVDDHLMKKVLKAVETKDRRVIKTWSRRSMIVPEMVGLTFAVHNGRKFIPVFITENMVGHKLGEFSPTRTYYGHAVDKKSRIRKK encoded by the coding sequence AAAGAAAGGTCCTTTTGTTGATGATCACCTTATGAAAAAAGTGCTTAAGGCCGTTGAGACCAAAGACAGGCGTGTCATCAAGACATGGTCCAGGCGATCCATGATTGTGCCTGAAATGGTGGGTCTCACCTTTGCTGTGCACAACGGACGGAAATTTATCCCTGTATTCATTACTGAGAATATGGTTGGACATAAGCTTGGCGAGTTTTCGCCGACCCGCACCTATTACGGCCACGCTGTTGATAAAAAATCCAGGATCCGGAAGAAGTAA